In Zhaonella formicivorans, one DNA window encodes the following:
- the thrS gene encoding threonine--tRNA ligase, with amino-acid sequence MAKVTLKDGSVREFPIGTTMGEAAAQISPKLGKEAIVAKWNGEVVDLSTPIAENGNLEILTFEDEEGQWAYRHSSAHILAQAVQHLFPDVKFGIGPAIANGYYYDFDTEHVFTPEDLAAIEAEMQKIIKEDYPFVRKVVSREEALDFFSERGEKYKVELIRDLPEDAVISMYQQGDFTDLCAGPHVPSTGKIKAIKLMSLAGAYWRGSEKNKMLQRIYGTSFLKKSQLDDYLYKLEEAKKRDHRKLGAQLGLFSLQEEGPGFPFFHPKGMVLRNELERFWREEHRKWGYLEIRTPIILNRSLWERSGHWDHYKENMYFTKIDEMDFAIKPMNCPGAMLVYKTEQHSYRDFPLRLAEMGLVHRHEKSGVLHGLMRVRAFTQDDAHIFMLPSQITDEIKNVIDLVDQFYNIFGFKYHVELSTKPEKAMGSAEIWEQATEALRQALEEKGMDYIVNEGDGAFYGPKIDFHLEDSLGRTWQCGTIQLDFQMPEKFDLTYIAEDGQKHRPVMIHRVVFGSIERFIGILIEHYAGAFPAWLAPVQVKILPITDRQLDYAYHVKKQLERVGFRVEVDARNEKIGYKIREGQMEKVPYMLVVGDKEMAEGTVAVRKRGVGDTGAVPVQEFVTLLSKEVAEKE; translated from the coding sequence ATGGAACGGTGAAGTGGTGGATTTATCTACACCTATCGCCGAAAATGGCAACTTGGAAATTTTAACTTTTGAAGATGAGGAAGGGCAGTGGGCATACCGCCACAGCAGCGCGCATATTTTAGCACAGGCAGTGCAGCATCTTTTTCCCGATGTGAAGTTCGGGATCGGCCCTGCCATAGCCAATGGGTATTACTACGATTTCGATACGGAACATGTTTTTACACCAGAAGATTTGGCTGCTATTGAGGCTGAAATGCAAAAGATAATAAAAGAGGACTATCCTTTTGTACGCAAGGTTGTCTCCAGGGAAGAAGCTTTAGACTTCTTCAGTGAGCGGGGAGAAAAATATAAAGTGGAATTGATCAGGGATCTGCCTGAGGACGCCGTGATCAGCATGTATCAGCAAGGAGACTTTACCGATCTCTGCGCAGGCCCCCATGTGCCGTCTACCGGCAAAATTAAGGCTATCAAACTCATGAGTTTAGCTGGGGCTTATTGGAGGGGCAGCGAAAAAAATAAAATGCTGCAGCGGATTTACGGAACATCATTCTTAAAAAAATCTCAGCTGGATGACTACCTCTATAAATTAGAAGAAGCTAAAAAACGTGACCACCGCAAACTGGGGGCTCAGCTGGGACTTTTTTCACTGCAGGAAGAAGGGCCGGGTTTCCCTTTTTTCCACCCCAAAGGGATGGTTTTACGTAACGAGTTGGAAAGATTTTGGAGAGAGGAACACCGTAAATGGGGCTACTTGGAAATCAGGACGCCAATTATCCTTAACCGGTCCCTTTGGGAAAGATCCGGTCACTGGGATCACTACAAAGAGAATATGTATTTTACCAAGATTGACGAAATGGATTTTGCCATTAAGCCCATGAATTGTCCGGGTGCAATGCTGGTCTATAAAACTGAGCAGCATAGCTACAGGGATTTCCCGTTACGCCTGGCAGAGATGGGCTTGGTGCATCGACATGAAAAATCAGGAGTACTCCATGGTTTAATGCGAGTAAGGGCTTTTACGCAAGATGATGCTCATATTTTTATGTTGCCTTCACAAATTACGGACGAAATTAAAAATGTCATTGATTTGGTAGATCAATTCTATAATATTTTTGGGTTTAAATATCATGTAGAGCTTTCTACAAAGCCTGAAAAAGCAATGGGTTCTGCAGAAATTTGGGAGCAGGCAACTGAAGCTTTACGCCAGGCTTTGGAAGAAAAAGGAATGGACTATATTGTCAACGAAGGAGATGGCGCTTTCTACGGTCCCAAAATTGACTTTCACCTTGAAGATTCGTTAGGTAGAACCTGGCAATGTGGCACTATCCAGCTTGACTTTCAGATGCCGGAAAAATTTGATTTAACTTACATTGCCGAAGACGGGCAGAAACATCGCCCGGTAATGATTCACCGAGTAGTTTTCGGAAGTATTGAGCGGTTTATCGGTATTTTAATCGAGCATTATGCCGGCGCTTTTCCCGCATGGCTTGCCCCGGTTCAGGTCAAAATATTGCCAATTACTGACCGCCAGCTGGATTATGCTTATCATGTAAAGAAACAGCTGGAAAGAGTGGGATTTAGGGTGGAAGTTGATGCCAGGAATGAAAAAATCGGTTATAAAATCCGGGAGGGCCAAATGGAAAAAGTTCCATATATGCTGGTTGTAGGTGATAAAGAAATGGCGGAAGGAACGGTGGCCGTAAGAAAAAGAGGCGTTGGTGATACAGGTGCCGTACCTGTTCAGGAGTTTGTCACTTTATTAAGCAAAGAAGTGGCAGAAAAGGAGTAA
- the infC gene encoding translation initiation factor IF-3 → MSKDLRVNEEIRAREVRLINTDGEQLGILPVKEALRIAQDKGLDLVEVAPAAKPPVCRIIDYGKYRYEQSKREKEARKNQKIINVKEVKFRLGIEEHDFQVKAKNAAKFLKSGDKVKVTVMFRGREISHADLGKAICTKLANQLSDIAVVEKQPNVEGRNMTMILAPKQD, encoded by the coding sequence ATTAGTAAGGATTTAAGAGTTAATGAAGAGATCCGCGCTCGCGAGGTTCGACTGATCAATACTGACGGTGAGCAATTGGGAATCCTGCCGGTCAAAGAAGCTTTAAGGATTGCCCAGGATAAAGGTTTGGATTTGGTCGAAGTAGCTCCGGCTGCAAAGCCGCCTGTTTGCCGCATCATTGATTACGGTAAGTATCGCTATGAGCAAAGCAAACGGGAAAAAGAGGCGCGGAAAAATCAAAAAATAATCAATGTAAAAGAAGTTAAATTCCGTTTGGGTATTGAAGAACATGACTTTCAGGTAAAAGCGAAAAATGCCGCCAAGTTTTTAAAAAGTGGCGACAAGGTTAAAGTTACCGTCATGTTCCGGGGGCGGGAAATCTCCCACGCTGACCTTGGCAAAGCTATATGTACCAAACTAGCTAACCAGTTAAGCGATATAGCTGTAGTGGAGAAACAACCAAACGTTGAAGGCAGAAATATGACCATGATTCTTGCACCGAAACAAGACTAG
- the rpmI gene encoding 50S ribosomal protein L35 produces MPKMKTHKGAAKRFKVTGSGKFKRAHAFKSHILEKKSPKRKRNLRKTTVVNKVDQQRLVRLLPYS; encoded by the coding sequence ATGCCAAAAATGAAGACCCATAAGGGCGCTGCTAAAAGGTTTAAGGTAACCGGAAGCGGTAAATTCAAAAGAGCCCATGCTTTTAAGAGCCATATTTTAGAAAAAAAATCGCCTAAAAGAAAACGCAACTTAAGAAAGACTACAGTCGTTAACAAAGTTGACCAGCAAAGACTTGTTAGATTATTACCATATTCATAA
- the rplT gene encoding 50S ribosomal protein L20, translating to MARVKRGVTAHRRHKKILKLAKGYRGAKSKLFRPANEQVLKSLSYAYAHRKKRKGDFRKLWIARINAAARMNGLSYSRLINGLKQAGVEINRKMLAELAVHDQQAFGKLVNVAKEKLNA from the coding sequence ATGGCTCGCGTAAAAAGAGGAGTTACAGCCCATCGTCGACATAAAAAAATACTTAAGCTGGCCAAAGGCTATAGAGGAGCAAAATCTAAACTTTTCAGACCTGCAAATGAACAGGTTTTAAAATCATTATCTTATGCTTATGCTCATCGCAAAAAACGGAAAGGCGATTTCAGGAAATTATGGATTGCCAGAATCAATGCTGCTGCCAGAATGAACGGTTTATCTTATAGCCGCCTGATTAATGGATTAAAACAAGCAGGAGTAGAGATCAATAGAAAAATGCTGGCTGAATTAGCTGTTCATGACCAGCAAGCCTTTGGTAAGCTGGTTAACGTAGCAAAAGAAAAATTAAACGCCTAA
- a CDS encoding potassium channel family protein has protein sequence MKEFAIIGLGRFGTSLAKTLVNLGHSVLAIDSSEERVQQISEIVSHAAQADATDEEALKALGIRNFDVVIVAIGQDIQASILATIILKDLGVKTVIAKAVNELHGKVLEKIGVDKVVYPERDMGNRLAHALTTSNVLDYMELTPDYSIEEIVVPERMHGKSLGNLNLRAKYGISVIAIKKPGGCLIPGPGADSVFEPGDVAVVIGTRKGLKHLEEK, from the coding sequence ATGAAGGAATTTGCCATAATAGGATTAGGAAGGTTTGGCACCAGCCTGGCCAAAACCCTTGTCAACCTTGGTCATAGTGTGCTGGCAATCGATTCCTCGGAAGAGAGAGTACAGCAAATCTCAGAGATTGTTTCACATGCAGCCCAGGCCGATGCTACTGATGAAGAGGCGCTAAAAGCTTTGGGAATACGCAATTTTGATGTAGTGATTGTAGCAATCGGGCAGGATATACAAGCAAGCATTTTAGCAACTATTATATTAAAAGATTTAGGGGTTAAGACTGTTATTGCCAAGGCGGTCAATGAACTCCACGGTAAAGTACTGGAGAAGATCGGTGTAGACAAAGTAGTATATCCGGAGCGGGATATGGGAAATCGCCTGGCTCATGCTTTAACAACTTCCAATGTTTTGGATTACATGGAGTTGACGCCTGATTATAGCATTGAGGAGATTGTAGTTCCGGAGAGGATGCATGGTAAGTCCTTAGGAAATCTGAATTTGAGGGCAAAATACGGTATATCAGTTATTGCCATTAAAAAGCCGGGAGGGTGTCTAATACCGGGCCCTGGGGCTGATTCAGTTTTTGAACCGGGTGATGTTGCGGTGGTCATTGGGACACGTAAGGGACTGAAGCATCTGGAGGAAAAGTAG
- a CDS encoding TrmH family RNA methyltransferase, which translates to MVKRITSRQNQYVKLVKLLRHRKGREEKGLFLLEGFRSLEEAAKADFQLEVVLVSTDFKASAQVEEVVASFSEKTPICEVPAQIFAELALTESPQGVLLVAHKKNFTPEQLLLSSHQLLVVADGIQDPGNLGTIIRTAAAAGAGGLFSTRGCVDLYNPKVIRATMGGIFYLPTAAIQDNFYLIDALKEKHYKLVVADLSGQTSYFDADLQGPVVLIIGNENKGPSAEFLQNADLVVKIPLLGPVESLNASVAAGILIYEAVRQQSMPIYPSLPNKDQV; encoded by the coding sequence GTGGTTAAAAGAATTACTTCAAGACAAAACCAGTACGTAAAACTGGTTAAACTTTTAAGACATCGAAAGGGCCGGGAGGAAAAGGGTTTATTTCTGTTGGAAGGTTTCAGGAGCCTGGAAGAAGCAGCAAAGGCCGACTTTCAATTAGAGGTGGTGTTGGTTTCCACGGATTTTAAAGCGAGCGCTCAAGTTGAGGAGGTTGTTGCTTCTTTCAGTGAAAAGACACCAATATGCGAGGTACCGGCCCAAATTTTTGCCGAATTGGCGCTTACGGAGAGCCCGCAAGGGGTCTTGCTGGTTGCTCACAAAAAAAATTTTACGCCGGAGCAACTACTCTTATCCTCGCATCAATTGCTGGTCGTAGCCGACGGCATTCAGGATCCTGGCAATTTAGGGACTATTATCCGTACGGCTGCGGCAGCCGGTGCCGGAGGACTGTTTTCAACCAGAGGTTGCGTTGATTTGTACAACCCCAAGGTAATAAGGGCAACCATGGGTGGCATTTTTTATTTGCCTACGGCAGCAATTCAAGATAACTTTTATTTAATTGATGCCCTTAAAGAGAAACATTACAAGCTGGTTGTGGCTGATCTGAGCGGTCAGACCAGCTACTTCGACGCCGATTTGCAGGGACCGGTGGTGCTCATCATCGGCAACGAAAACAAAGGACCGTCCGCCGAGTTTTTACAAAATGCTGACCTAGTAGTAAAAATTCCGCTGCTTGGTCCGGTGGAATCATTAAATGCCAGTGTGGCTGCAGGCATTTTGATTTACGAAGCGGTGCGCCAACAAAGCATGCCAATTTACCCTTCCTTGCCAAATAAAGATCAAGTATGA
- the pheS gene encoding phenylalanine--tRNA ligase subunit alpha → MRSKLEEIRKNGREELEHAQSLEVLNDLRIKYLGKKGILTQVLRGMGALSPEERPLIGQLANQIKDELEKLMTAKSESLGREALRQKLAAETIDVTLPGRFFPLGHKHPLTLVLDEIKSIFTGMGFTVAEGPEVELDYYNFEALNLPKDHPARDMQDSFYITEEMLLRTHTSPVQVRVMQGMTPELPVKIIAPGKVYRRDDDATHSPMFHQVEGLLVDKRVTFADLKGTLLAFARQMFGEDRQIRLRPSYFPFTEPSAEVDISCFNCGGQGCKVCKNTGWLEILGSGMVHPKVLEMSGYDPEQVSGFAFGMGVERIAMLKYGIDDLRLLFDNDLRFIEQF, encoded by the coding sequence ATGCGGTCAAAACTGGAAGAAATCAGAAAAAACGGCCGGGAAGAATTGGAGCATGCTCAAAGCCTGGAAGTTTTAAATGATTTGCGCATTAAATATTTGGGGAAAAAAGGCATCTTAACACAGGTGCTGCGCGGGATGGGAGCATTATCTCCCGAAGAACGGCCATTAATAGGGCAGTTGGCGAACCAGATCAAAGATGAATTGGAAAAGCTGATGACAGCCAAAAGTGAGAGTCTCGGAAGAGAAGCCCTAAGGCAAAAATTAGCCGCTGAGACTATAGATGTAACCCTGCCTGGGCGATTTTTTCCGCTGGGACATAAGCATCCATTGACTCTGGTTTTGGATGAAATCAAATCAATTTTTACGGGCATGGGCTTTACAGTGGCTGAGGGCCCTGAAGTTGAGCTGGATTACTATAATTTTGAAGCCTTAAATTTGCCAAAAGATCACCCGGCCAGGGATATGCAGGATTCCTTTTACATTACTGAAGAAATGCTTTTAAGAACCCATACCTCGCCGGTCCAGGTACGTGTAATGCAGGGGATGACTCCGGAACTGCCAGTGAAAATTATTGCACCCGGAAAAGTGTACCGGCGGGATGATGATGCTACTCATTCCCCCATGTTTCATCAGGTCGAAGGTCTGCTGGTCGACAAAAGGGTAACATTTGCCGATTTAAAAGGTACACTGCTTGCCTTTGCCAGGCAGATGTTTGGCGAGGACAGACAGATCCGGCTGAGACCTAGTTATTTCCCTTTTACCGAGCCCAGTGCGGAAGTGGATATATCATGTTTTAATTGCGGTGGCCAAGGGTGCAAGGTATGTAAGAATACAGGATGGCTTGAGATTTTAGGGAGCGGAATGGTTCACCCTAAAGTATTGGAAATGTCGGGTTATGACCCGGAGCAAGTTAGCGGCTTTGCTTTCGGTATGGGGGTTGAAAGAATAGCTATGCTGAAATATGGGATTGATGACTTGAGACTGCTGTTTGATAACGACCTCCGGTTTATCGAGCAGTTTTAA
- the pheT gene encoding phenylalanine--tRNA ligase subunit beta yields MQVSMKWLKDYVAVELSSKELAHKLTMAGIPVDGVKQLGEGITNVVAGEIIDVRPHPQADRLVICSVKISASGGPLAIVTGAKNVKAGMKVPVALVGATLPNGVQIEKAVFRGVESFGMLCSAQELQLDPSGLPEDEKHGIMSLPPEAEPGMPVQQILGLDDEVLELDLTPNRADCLSVINIAREVSAITGAELKLPQINEEGVSSETEQMAAVEIKAPDLCGRYIARVVKDIKIGPSPAWLRHRLEAAGMRSINNIVDVTNFVMLEMGQPLHAFDYDKLAGHQIIVRRAKDKETMFTLDGQKRQLDEEMLVIADAENPVAIAGVMGGLESEVTVNTKTILLESAHFDGASIRKTSRKLGLRSEASSRFEKGVNIDGALAAVNRAVDLIEQLGAGKAVPGKIDQYPMKRHETVIALRPHRVNQLLGTNIGAEEIVNILCRLHLGVTSSGDELLVKVPSYRGDLTQEVDLIEEVARIHGYDLVPTTLPQGAMGQSKKNISQLLEERAKQILLACGMTEIITYSFISPKALDKIGLEAAHPLRNVVKIKNPLSEEQSVMRTTLLPGLLEIASRNINRRQKNLSIFESGRVFWPKEAVAELPVEEKMLAGLVSGELSKTWNWPQVEMDFYYMKGILEQLLAGLNNQQVKFVPSSSYSTFHPGRTAEVFSDGRRIGVIGEIHPDVLTNYGLEQKACAFELQIALLIDNFAKVKQYTPLPKYPAVERDMALLVPHGVSSQEVEQVIAAVGGNYLNSYRLFDVYRGKQVPEGFKSMAYNLIYQAHDRTLTDDEVQAIHQKIEQELQDRFGAYLR; encoded by the coding sequence ATGCAAGTATCTATGAAATGGCTTAAAGATTATGTGGCAGTGGAGTTGTCTTCCAAAGAACTGGCCCACAAATTAACAATGGCCGGTATACCTGTGGACGGTGTAAAGCAATTGGGAGAAGGCATTACCAATGTTGTGGCAGGGGAAATCATAGATGTTAGGCCTCATCCCCAGGCTGATAGGCTGGTGATATGCTCTGTTAAAATAAGCGCTTCCGGTGGGCCTCTGGCTATCGTTACAGGTGCCAAAAACGTAAAAGCCGGTATGAAAGTGCCGGTAGCACTAGTGGGGGCAACTTTGCCCAATGGTGTTCAAATTGAAAAAGCAGTATTCCGGGGCGTTGAATCTTTTGGCATGCTTTGTTCAGCCCAGGAATTGCAGCTTGATCCGTCAGGACTCCCTGAGGATGAAAAACATGGCATTATGAGCCTGCCGCCAGAGGCGGAGCCAGGTATGCCCGTGCAGCAAATTCTGGGTTTGGATGACGAAGTTTTAGAATTGGATCTGACGCCCAACCGGGCTGATTGCTTGAGTGTGATTAACATAGCCCGTGAAGTGAGTGCTATCACCGGTGCAGAACTAAAGCTCCCGCAGATTAATGAAGAAGGGGTAAGCTCTGAAACTGAGCAAATGGCTGCAGTGGAAATTAAGGCCCCGGATCTGTGTGGACGCTACATTGCGAGAGTTGTAAAGGATATTAAGATCGGCCCTTCTCCTGCTTGGTTAAGGCATCGGCTGGAGGCAGCCGGGATGCGTTCCATCAACAATATCGTCGATGTTACTAATTTTGTCATGCTGGAGATGGGGCAGCCTTTGCACGCTTTTGATTACGACAAATTAGCTGGACACCAAATAATTGTCCGCCGTGCCAAGGATAAAGAAACGATGTTCACTTTAGACGGCCAGAAGCGTCAGCTGGATGAAGAAATGCTGGTTATTGCCGACGCGGAAAATCCGGTGGCAATTGCCGGGGTAATGGGCGGTTTGGAATCGGAGGTTACAGTCAACACTAAAACAATACTTCTGGAATCAGCCCATTTCGATGGCGCCAGCATCAGAAAAACCTCCAGAAAACTTGGGTTGCGCTCGGAAGCTTCCAGCAGGTTTGAAAAAGGGGTAAATATTGACGGCGCTTTAGCTGCAGTAAACCGGGCTGTAGATTTAATCGAACAGCTGGGAGCCGGAAAGGCTGTGCCCGGTAAAATAGATCAGTATCCCATGAAGAGACATGAAACAGTAATTGCCTTAAGGCCTCACAGGGTCAATCAGCTCCTGGGGACCAATATCGGTGCGGAAGAAATTGTTAACATTCTTTGCCGGTTACATTTAGGAGTAACGTCAAGTGGGGATGAACTGCTGGTTAAAGTCCCTTCCTACCGTGGTGATTTAACTCAAGAAGTTGATTTAATTGAGGAAGTGGCCAGAATTCACGGTTATGATCTGGTACCAACCACTTTGCCGCAAGGCGCCATGGGACAGAGTAAGAAAAATATCAGCCAGCTGTTGGAAGAACGGGCCAAGCAAATTTTGCTCGCCTGTGGAATGACAGAAATCATTACTTACAGCTTTATCAGCCCGAAAGCTTTGGATAAAATTGGGCTGGAGGCCGCTCATCCTTTGAGGAACGTAGTAAAAATTAAAAATCCGTTAAGCGAAGAGCAAAGCGTTATGCGCACCACTCTTTTGCCTGGGCTTCTTGAGATTGCATCCCGCAACATCAACCGCAGGCAGAAAAATTTAAGCATATTTGAAAGCGGGCGGGTCTTTTGGCCTAAGGAAGCAGTAGCAGAGCTGCCTGTGGAAGAGAAGATGCTGGCCGGTTTGGTAAGTGGGGAATTAAGCAAAACATGGAATTGGCCTCAAGTAGAGATGGACTTTTATTACATGAAAGGAATCCTGGAACAGCTGCTGGCAGGTCTAAACAACCAGCAAGTGAAGTTTGTCCCCAGCAGCAGCTATAGCACTTTTCATCCCGGCAGAACTGCCGAGGTTTTCAGCGACGGCAGGAGGATCGGTGTAATCGGGGAAATCCATCCCGACGTATTGACTAATTACGGTTTAGAACAGAAAGCCTGTGCCTTTGAACTGCAAATCGCACTTTTAATCGACAATTTTGCTAAAGTAAAACAATACACACCACTGCCTAAATATCCGGCAGTAGAGCGGGACATGGCGTTGTTGGTACCCCATGGGGTTAGCTCGCAGGAAGTGGAACAGGTGATTGCTGCCGTTGGTGGAAATTACTTAAACAGCTACAGGTTGTTTGACGTATATAGAGGGAAACAAGTACCGGAAGGTTTCAAAAGTATGGCTTATAACTTAATTTACCAAGCCCACGACAG